The Chitinophagales bacterium genome has a segment encoding these proteins:
- a CDS encoding NAD(P)/FAD-dependent oxidoreductase: MSTYNTDILIIGTGFGGICMGIKLKEANNNNFIMLERDPELGGTWYANTYPGAECDVHSHLYQYSFEPNPNWKKMFGTQEEILEYTNHCVDKYNLRPNVHLSAEVNHAQYNEEDGTWTLKTKQGKTYHANKVIIAGGGLSRIAFPDIKGINSFKGEKFHSAQWNHDYDYSNKRVAIIGSGASAIQIVPAIAKKVKSLSVFQRTPSWVIPKPDREISTVEKTLFKYLPITQQLYRNALFVRNELFATGFVIDQRVMKLVQPQVEKYIKKVVKDKSLQEKVTPNYTLGCKRILLSNDYYPALNRDNVEVVTEGIDAITSKGIKTKDGKQHEFDLIVFATGFKASEDVAPFPIIGKNGNNLKEIWDEKGAEAYLGVSIAGFPNAFMVIGPNTGLGHSSMILMIEHSVHYIIEALKTYNNKKVKSIDVKQKVQDDYNAAIQKRLNKAVWSQGGCASWYKTKDGKNTTLWPGFTFEFRARTLFFDSSKYNVEYVQPKVVSKKNVKKDIVLN; encoded by the coding sequence TGGTGGAATTTGTATGGGCATCAAACTAAAAGAAGCTAACAACAACAACTTCATTATGCTAGAAAGAGATCCAGAGTTAGGTGGAACTTGGTATGCCAATACTTATCCAGGTGCCGAGTGCGATGTACATTCTCACTTATATCAATATTCTTTTGAACCAAATCCAAATTGGAAGAAAATGTTTGGCACACAAGAAGAAATTTTAGAGTACACCAATCATTGTGTAGATAAATATAACTTACGACCTAATGTCCATTTAAGTGCAGAAGTCAATCATGCACAGTACAACGAAGAAGATGGTACATGGACATTAAAAACCAAACAAGGCAAAACTTATCATGCCAACAAAGTTATCATTGCTGGTGGAGGTTTAAGTAGAATTGCATTTCCAGATATCAAAGGCATCAACTCTTTTAAAGGAGAAAAATTTCACTCTGCTCAATGGAATCACGACTACGATTATAGCAATAAAAGAGTAGCCATTATTGGTTCTGGAGCAAGTGCCATACAAATAGTTCCAGCTATTGCCAAAAAAGTAAAATCACTAAGTGTTTTTCAAAGAACACCATCTTGGGTAATTCCAAAGCCAGACAGAGAAATTTCTACTGTAGAAAAAACATTGTTCAAATATTTACCAATAACACAACAACTATATAGAAATGCTTTGTTTGTAAGAAACGAACTATTTGCTACAGGTTTCGTAATCGACCAAAGAGTAATGAAGCTAGTACAACCACAAGTAGAAAAATACATTAAAAAAGTAGTGAAAGATAAATCACTTCAAGAAAAAGTAACACCAAATTATACGCTTGGTTGCAAACGCATTTTGTTGTCTAATGATTATTATCCAGCATTAAATAGAGATAATGTAGAAGTCGTTACAGAAGGTATTGATGCCATCACTTCAAAAGGAATTAAAACGAAAGATGGCAAACAACACGAGTTCGATTTAATTGTTTTTGCTACTGGATTTAAAGCGTCTGAAGATGTTGCACCATTTCCTATTATTGGGAAAAATGGCAACAACCTAAAAGAAATTTGGGATGAAAAAGGTGCAGAAGCATATTTGGGTGTTTCTATTGCAGGATTTCCAAATGCATTTATGGTCATTGGACCAAATACAGGTTTAGGTCATAGCTCTATGATTTTAATGATAGAACATTCTGTGCATTATATTATAGAAGCACTAAAAACATATAATAACAAAAAAGTTAAATCAATAGATGTAAAACAAAAAGTGCAAGACGATTATAATGCAGCTATTCAAAAAAGATTAAACAAAGCAGTTTGGAGTCAAGGTGGTTGTGCAAGCTGGTATAAAACTAAAGACGGAAAAAATACGACACTTTGGCCAGGTTTTACTTTCGAGTTTAGAGCAAGAACTTTATTTTTCGATTCGTCGAAATACAATGTTGAGTATGTTCAACCTAAAGTAGTTTCTAAAAAGAATGTTAAAAAAGACATAGTACTTAATTAA